The following proteins come from a genomic window of Trifolium pratense cultivar HEN17-A07 linkage group LG4, ARS_RC_1.1, whole genome shotgun sequence:
- the LOC123881426 gene encoding glutamate receptor 3.6-like isoform X1, which yields MIRVWIVLLMLVSNLFSSSVVGLDNSTVPPVVNIGVLYSFNTSVGRIVKIAVEAAVADINSDPSILGNTKLNLSLQEDSKYRGFLSIAEALQLMATHTVAIIGPQTSTTAHVISHIANELQVPLLSFSATDPTLSSLQFPFFIRTAFNDIFQMTAIADIISHFGWREVIAVYGDDDHGRNGIGGLGDKLAERRCKISFKAPMPPEATSEEITDVLVQVALAESRVIVLHTSTAWGPKVLSVAKSLGMMQNGYVWIATTFLTSFIDIDSPLSSEEMDNMQGVIALRMYIPDSKLKRSFFSRWTNLTSGKEGNGPLGLSTYGIFAYDTVYVLARALDTFFKQGNRITFSPDPKISQISGDSLHLDAVKIFNEGNQLRKSIHEVNMTGVTGPFRYTSDGNLANPAYEIINVIGTGTRRIGYWSNYSGLSIVPPETLYSKPPNRSIENQKLLTVFWPGETTQRPRGWVFPNNGKMLKIGVPKRVSYREFVSQVQSTDTFKGFCIDVFLSAVNLLPYAVPYKFIPYGDGQSNPSNTELVRLITTGVFDAAVGDITITTERTRMVDFTQPYIESGLVVVASVKKTDSNAWAFLTPFTPMMWTVTAIFFLLVGAVVWILEHRLNDDFRGPPKKQVATILWFSFSTMFFAHRENTVSTLGRFVLLIWLFVVLIINSSYTASLTSILTVQQLSSPIKGIESLVNSKEPIGYMQGSFARSYLIDEIGIHESRLVPLKTPEETMKALEKGPQKGGVAAYINERAYIELFLSSRCDFSIVGQEFTRNGWGYAFPPDSPLAVDLSTAILELAENGDLQRIHDKWLLSSACRSQGAKLEVDRLNLKSFWGLYLVCGLACFLALLIYLIQTMRQYKKHNPEELESSGHGSGSSRLRTFLSFVDEKEDAVKSRKRRQMERMSYRSTSEVGSNIISNKDLSRSSTSLNRIDSANEV from the exons ATGATTAGAGTTTGGATTGTACTGTTGATGCTTGTCTCCAATTTGTTCTCTTCAAGTGTGGTTGGCTTGGATAATTCCACAGTACCTCCAGTTGTAAATATTGGGGTTCTCTACTCTTTCAATACCAGTGTTGGTAGAATAGTGAAAATTGCGGTAGAAGCTGCGGTTGCTGATATAAATTCTGATCCTTCTATTCTTGGTAATACTAAGTTGAATCTCTCACTGCAAGAAGATTCCAAATATAGAGGCTTTTTGAGCATTGCTGAGG CGTTGCAGCTCATGGCGACACACACTGTGGCCATTATCGGTCCACAGACCTCTACAACAGCTCATGTCATATCTCATATAGCAAACGAACTCCAGGTTCCTCTGTTATCATTTTCAGCAACTGATCCTACTCTTTCTTCGCTTCAATTCCCGTTCTTCATTAGAACTGCCTTCAATGACATTTTTCAAATGACTGCAATAGCAGACATTATAAGCCACTTTGGTTGGAGAGAGGTTATCGCAGTCTATGGTGATGACGACCATGGGAGGAATGGAATTGGTGGGTTAGGGGATAAGCTTGCTGAGAGACGTTGCAAGATCTCGTTTAAAGCACCGATGCCTCCTGAGGCAACAAGTGAGGAGATTACTGATGTGCTTGTTCAGGTGGCGTTGGCAGAATCCCGGGTTATAGTTCTTCACACAAGTACTGCTTGGGGTCCAAAAGTGTTGAGCGTGGCAAAGTCTCTTGGAATGATGCAAAATGGTTATGTTTGGATTGCTACTACTTTTCTCACATCTTTTATTGACATAGATAGTCCTCTCTCTTCAGAAGAAATGGATAACATGCAAGGAGTTATTGCACTAAGAATGTACATACCAGATTCAAAGCTCAAAAGATCGTTCTTTTCTAGGTGGACGAATTTGACTAGTGGAAAGGAGGGAAACGGTCCTCTTGGTTTGAGTACTTATGGTATCTTTGCTTATGATACTGTTTACGTTCTTGCTCGTGCCCTTGATACATTTTTCAAACAAGGGAACCGAATTACATTTTCGCCCGATCCAAAGATATCACAAATAAGTGGAGACAGCTTGCATCTTGATGCTGTGAAAATCTTCAATGAAGGAAATCAGTTGCGCAAAAGTATTCACGAGGTTAACATGACTGGTGTAACAGGTCCATTCAGGTATACATCTGATGGAAACCTTGCTAATCCAGCATATGAGATCATCAATGTGATTGGAACAGGGACTCGCAGGATCGGTTATTGGTCTAATTACTCTGGATTATCAATTGTTCCTCCAGAAACACTTTATTCAAAACCACCTAATCGTTCCATTGAAAACCAAAAGCTACTCACTGTGTTTTGGCCAGGTGAAACAACCCAGAGACCTCGCGGTTGGGTTTTTCCAAACAATGGAAAGATGTTAAAAATCGGAGTACCGAAAAGGGTTAGTTACCGCGAATTTGTTTCTCAGGTACAATCCACCGACACGTTCAAGGGATTCTGCATTGATGTATTTCTTTCTGCAGTAAACTTGTTGCCCTATGCTGTCCCCTATAAGTTTATTCCATATGGTGATGGTCAAAGTAATCCTAGTAACACCGAGCTTGTGCGCCTGATCACTACCGGG GTCTTTGATGCTGCAGTAGGTGACATTACAATTACTACAGAAAGAACAAGGATGGTGGATTTTACTCAGCCATATATAGAGTCTGGTCTAGTGGTCGTAGCATCGGTTAAGAAGACGGATTCCAATGCTTGGGCATTTCTGACACCATTTACACCAATGATGTGGACTGTAACAGCTATCTTTTTCCTACTAGTGGGAGCTGTTGTTTGGATTCTAGAGCATAGACTGAATGATGATTTTAGGGGACCTCCTAAAAAACAAGTAGCCACAATTTTATG GTTTAGTTTTTCAACTATGTTCTTCGCTCACA GGGAAAATACTGTAAGCACTCTTGGTCGTTTTGTGCTACTTATATGGCTATTTGTAGTACTAATAATCAACTCGAGTTACACTGCAAGCCTGACGTCAATCCTCACAGTGCAACAACTTTCTTCACCTATAAAAGGAATTGAAAGTTTAGTAAATAGCAAAGAGCCCATTGGTTACATGCAGGGTTCTTTTGCCCGGTCATATTTAATTGACGAAATCGGTATTCATGAATCCAGACTAGTTCCTCTAAAAACACCTGAAGAAACTATGAAAGCACTGGAGAAAGGTCCCCAAAAGGGTGGTGTTGCTGCATACATTAACGAGCGTGCTTACATAGAGCTCTTCCTTTCAAGCCGGTGTGATTTTTCTATTGTAGGTCAAGAGTTTACCAGAAATGGTTGGGGATAT GCCTTTCCACCAGACTCACCATTAGCGGTTGACCTGTCAACTGCCATTTTAGAGTTGGCAGAAAATGGAGATTTACAAAGAATCCATGACAAATGGCTTTTGAGCAGTGCTTGTCGATCACAAGGTGCAAAGCTTGAAGTGGATAGACTCAATCTCAAAAGCTTTTGGGGCCTCTATCTAGTTTGCGGTTTGGCATGTTTCCTAGCTCTCCTAATATATCTTATTCAGACCATGAGGCAGTACAAGAAACACAATCCAGAGGAACTTGAGTCTTCTGGCCATGGTTCTGGATCTTCACGTCTGCGGACTTTCCTTTCATTTGTAGATGAAAAAGAAGATGCAGTTAAGAGCCGCAAGAGAAGGCAAATGGAGAGGATGTCATATAGAAGCACAAGTGAGGTTGGATCCAACATCATCTCCAATAAAGATTTGTCTCGATCATCGACATCATTaaacagaattgattctgcTAATGAAGTCTGA
- the LOC123881426 gene encoding glutamate receptor 3.6-like isoform X2 has translation MIRVWIVLLMLVSNLFSSSVVGLDNSTVPPVVNIGVLYSFNTSVGRIVKIAVEAAVADINSDPSILGNTKLNLSLQEDSKYRGFLSIAEALQLMATHTVAIIGPQTSTTAHVISHIANELQVPLLSFSATDPTLSSLQFPFFIRTAFNDIFQMTAIADIISHFGWREVIAVYGDDDHGRNGIGGLGDKLAERRCKISFKAPMPPEATSEEITDVLVQVALAESRVIVLHTSTAWGPKVLSVAKSLGMMQNGYVWIATTFLTSFIDIDSPLSSEEMDNMQGVIALRMYIPDSKLKRSFFSRWTNLTSGKEGNGPLGLSTYGIFAYDTVYVLARALDTFFKQGNRITFSPDPKISQISGDSLHLDAVKIFNEGNQLRKSIHEVNMTGVTGPFRYTSDGNLANPAYEIINVIGTGTRRIGYWSNYSGLSIVPPETLYSKPPNRSIENQKLLTVFWPGETTQRPRGWVFPNNGKMLKIGVPKRVSYREFVSQVQSTDTFKGFCIDVFLSAVNLLPYAVPYKFIPYGDGQSNPSNTELVRLITTGVFDAAVGDITITTERTRMVDFTQPYIESGLVVVASVKKTDSNAWAFLTPFTPMMWTVTAIFFLLVGAVVWILEHRLNDDFRGPPKKQVATILWFSFSTMFFAHRENTVSTLGRFVLLIWLFVVLIINSSYTASLTSILTVQQLSSPIKGIESLVNSKEPIGYMQGSFARSYLIDEIGIHESRLVPLKTPEETMKALEKGPQKGGVAAYINERAYIELFLSSRCDFSIVGQEFTRNGWGYKFHVW, from the exons ATGATTAGAGTTTGGATTGTACTGTTGATGCTTGTCTCCAATTTGTTCTCTTCAAGTGTGGTTGGCTTGGATAATTCCACAGTACCTCCAGTTGTAAATATTGGGGTTCTCTACTCTTTCAATACCAGTGTTGGTAGAATAGTGAAAATTGCGGTAGAAGCTGCGGTTGCTGATATAAATTCTGATCCTTCTATTCTTGGTAATACTAAGTTGAATCTCTCACTGCAAGAAGATTCCAAATATAGAGGCTTTTTGAGCATTGCTGAGG CGTTGCAGCTCATGGCGACACACACTGTGGCCATTATCGGTCCACAGACCTCTACAACAGCTCATGTCATATCTCATATAGCAAACGAACTCCAGGTTCCTCTGTTATCATTTTCAGCAACTGATCCTACTCTTTCTTCGCTTCAATTCCCGTTCTTCATTAGAACTGCCTTCAATGACATTTTTCAAATGACTGCAATAGCAGACATTATAAGCCACTTTGGTTGGAGAGAGGTTATCGCAGTCTATGGTGATGACGACCATGGGAGGAATGGAATTGGTGGGTTAGGGGATAAGCTTGCTGAGAGACGTTGCAAGATCTCGTTTAAAGCACCGATGCCTCCTGAGGCAACAAGTGAGGAGATTACTGATGTGCTTGTTCAGGTGGCGTTGGCAGAATCCCGGGTTATAGTTCTTCACACAAGTACTGCTTGGGGTCCAAAAGTGTTGAGCGTGGCAAAGTCTCTTGGAATGATGCAAAATGGTTATGTTTGGATTGCTACTACTTTTCTCACATCTTTTATTGACATAGATAGTCCTCTCTCTTCAGAAGAAATGGATAACATGCAAGGAGTTATTGCACTAAGAATGTACATACCAGATTCAAAGCTCAAAAGATCGTTCTTTTCTAGGTGGACGAATTTGACTAGTGGAAAGGAGGGAAACGGTCCTCTTGGTTTGAGTACTTATGGTATCTTTGCTTATGATACTGTTTACGTTCTTGCTCGTGCCCTTGATACATTTTTCAAACAAGGGAACCGAATTACATTTTCGCCCGATCCAAAGATATCACAAATAAGTGGAGACAGCTTGCATCTTGATGCTGTGAAAATCTTCAATGAAGGAAATCAGTTGCGCAAAAGTATTCACGAGGTTAACATGACTGGTGTAACAGGTCCATTCAGGTATACATCTGATGGAAACCTTGCTAATCCAGCATATGAGATCATCAATGTGATTGGAACAGGGACTCGCAGGATCGGTTATTGGTCTAATTACTCTGGATTATCAATTGTTCCTCCAGAAACACTTTATTCAAAACCACCTAATCGTTCCATTGAAAACCAAAAGCTACTCACTGTGTTTTGGCCAGGTGAAACAACCCAGAGACCTCGCGGTTGGGTTTTTCCAAACAATGGAAAGATGTTAAAAATCGGAGTACCGAAAAGGGTTAGTTACCGCGAATTTGTTTCTCAGGTACAATCCACCGACACGTTCAAGGGATTCTGCATTGATGTATTTCTTTCTGCAGTAAACTTGTTGCCCTATGCTGTCCCCTATAAGTTTATTCCATATGGTGATGGTCAAAGTAATCCTAGTAACACCGAGCTTGTGCGCCTGATCACTACCGGG GTCTTTGATGCTGCAGTAGGTGACATTACAATTACTACAGAAAGAACAAGGATGGTGGATTTTACTCAGCCATATATAGAGTCTGGTCTAGTGGTCGTAGCATCGGTTAAGAAGACGGATTCCAATGCTTGGGCATTTCTGACACCATTTACACCAATGATGTGGACTGTAACAGCTATCTTTTTCCTACTAGTGGGAGCTGTTGTTTGGATTCTAGAGCATAGACTGAATGATGATTTTAGGGGACCTCCTAAAAAACAAGTAGCCACAATTTTATG GTTTAGTTTTTCAACTATGTTCTTCGCTCACA GGGAAAATACTGTAAGCACTCTTGGTCGTTTTGTGCTACTTATATGGCTATTTGTAGTACTAATAATCAACTCGAGTTACACTGCAAGCCTGACGTCAATCCTCACAGTGCAACAACTTTCTTCACCTATAAAAGGAATTGAAAGTTTAGTAAATAGCAAAGAGCCCATTGGTTACATGCAGGGTTCTTTTGCCCGGTCATATTTAATTGACGAAATCGGTATTCATGAATCCAGACTAGTTCCTCTAAAAACACCTGAAGAAACTATGAAAGCACTGGAGAAAGGTCCCCAAAAGGGTGGTGTTGCTGCATACATTAACGAGCGTGCTTACATAGAGCTCTTCCTTTCAAGCCGGTGTGATTTTTCTATTGTAGGTCAAGAGTTTACCAGAAATGGTTGGGGATAT AAATTCCATGTTTGGTGA
- the LOC123881427 gene encoding serine/threonine-protein kinase/endoribonuclease IRE1a-like isoform X1, with protein MKLLFLFIFLLLSLLNQQHCSVVNTLSRSPTSRSILSLPPPKAATTALVAALDGTMYLVASQENGAVRVIWSFSTGSPIYSSYQAPINKDRGKTNTSSAPTSGFVECGDDWSLYMHDKILGKMRLSESIGEFVHRAPIISDDGTAIFGYKEDSLFEVEAKTGSIIQIHAKSDPGNASAPLRDDRLSAKNIITEDNKDLADPKKLNSSQPLLMLFRKDYTLKSVNTSSKIVLWNLTVTEFEAVLLCQHTTVDVEDEIPSDRGLNFAMPYPCQEMQNVFRLKKNFLLEPLITESLPGPFYGYDGIITFLPTPLPYSMPYLQQNNDKAYKLPQPLIEITSPGDVYLNKSGWSTPLHLIVLTVFLLVSGFSVICFLTVKVVKNQDIPKDQNREYELKSSPAKRKKRKKMHKSGKNSDTIDKMENYLSSEDEDALTRNDTNREEWENFNQVDEGFDGRKIGKLFVSNEEIAKGSNGTIVLDGRYEGRPVAVKRLVKAHHKVAYKEIRNLIVSDRHPNIVRWHGVEYDQDFIYLALERCTCNLDDLIKGQMETGKDNTQYLWKENGYPSALLLKLMRDIVSGVVHLHDLGIIHRDLKPQNVLINNERSLCAKLSDMGISKLLLENMSSLGHNATGGGSSGWQAPEQLDQGRQTRAVDMFSLGCILFFCMTRGRHPFGQHIERDINIVKNKKNLCLVQFIPEAEDLISCLLNHDPDLRPKAIEVLHHPFFWSSETRLSFLRDTSDRVELEDKNLSSGLLRALESIATTALGGKWDENMEPAFIANISRYRRYKFNSVRDLLRVMRNKLNHYGELPQEIQELVGPVPEGFNDYFANRFPRLLIEVYNVICKHCKEEECFQRYFKNDLLH; from the exons ATGAAACTTTTATTTCTCTTCATCTTTCTCCTCCTCTCGCTTCTCAATCAACAACACTGCTCCGTCGTCAACACCCTGTCTCGCTCACCTACATCACGTTCCATTCTCTCTCTTCCTCCTCC CAAGGCAGCAACTACAGCACTGGTTGCTGCACTAGATGGAACCATGTATTTGGTGGCCAGCCAGGAGAATGGTGCCGTGAGGGTAATATGGTCATTCTCTACAGGATCACCGATCTACAGTTCGTATCAAGCTCCAATCAATAAGGACCGTGGTAAAACAAATACATCTTCAGCACCAACTAGTGGGTTCGTGGAGTGTGGGGATGATTGGTCTTTGTACATGCACGACAAGATCCTCGGTAAAATG AGATTGTCAGAATCTATTGGAGAATTTGTACATCGTGCACCTATCATTTCAGATGACGGAACTGCTATATTTGGATACAAAGAAGACAGTCTGTTTGAAGTTGAAGCTAAAACTGGGTCGATCATTCAAATTCACGCTAAATCTGATCCTGGTAATGCTTCTGCACCTCTGAGAGATGACAGGCTGAGTGCTAAAAATATCATCACTGAAGATAATAAGGATCTTGCTGATCCTAAGAAGCTAAATTCATCACAGCCGCTGCTCATGCTTTTTAGGAAAGATTATACTCTGAAGTCTGTTAACACCAGCTCGAAAATAGTATTGTGGAATTTGACAGTAACTGAATTTGAAGCTGTATTATTATGCCAACACACTACAGTTGATGTAGAGGATGAAATTCCTTCTGACAGGGGCCTCAATTTTGCGATGCCTTACCCATGTCAAGAGATGCAAAACGTCTTTCGCCTGAAAAAGAATTTTCTGTTAGAACCTTTAATCACTGAAAGTTTACCTGGGCCTTTTTATGGTTATGATGGTATTATCACATTTCTTCCTACGCCTTTGCCATATTCTATGCCTTATCTGCAACAAAATAATGATAAGGCATATAAACTCCCTCAGCCTCTCATTGAGATTACTTCACCAGGTGATGTTTATTTGAACAAGAGTGGATGGTCAACTCCATTACATCTTATAGTGCTTACGGTCTTTCTTCTGGTGTCGGGCTTTTCAGTCATCTGCTTTCTTACGGTGAAGGTGGTTAAGAATCAAGATATACCAAAGGACCAAAACAGAGAGTATGAATTGAAAAGTTCACCTgcaaagagaaagaagagaaagaaaatgcACAAGTCAGGAAAGAACAGCGACACTATTGATAAAATGGAAAACTATCTTTCTTCAGAAGATGAAGACGCACTGACACGAAACGATACTAATAGAGAAGAATGGGAGAACTTTAATCAAGTTGATGAAGGTTTTGATGGACGGAAAATTGGTAAATTATTCGTTTCAAATGAAGAGATTGCTAAGGGAAGCAATGGTACAATTGTACTGGACGGAAGATATGAAGGTCGACCAGTTGCAGTTAAGCGTCTTGTCAAAGCTCATCACAAGGTAGCCTATAAAGAAATCCGAAACCTCATTGTGTCTGACCGTCATCCAAACATTGTCCGATGGCATGGGGTGGAGTATGATCAAGATTTTATTTACCTTGCACTGGAACGTTGTACTTGCAACTTGGATGATTTGATAAAGGGCCAAATGGAGACAGGGAAGGATAATACGCAATATCTTTGGAAAGAAAATGGCTATCCATCAGCTCTATTGCTGAAATTGATGAG GGATATTGTTTCCGGGGTTGTTCATTTGCATGATCTAGGAATAATACATCGAGATTTGAAACCCCAAAATGTTCTAATAAACAACGAAAGATCCTTATGTGCAAAGCTTTCTGACATGGGCATTAGCAAACTTCTTCTTGAAAATATGTCCTCTTTGGGTCATAATGCTACTG GTGGGGGAAGTTCTGGTTGGCAAGCCCCAGAGCAGCTTGATCAAGGGCGCCAAACACGGGCGGTTGATATGTTCAGTTTAGGATGTATTCTTTTTTTCTGTATGACTCGAGGAAGACATCCATTCGGACAACATATTGAACGTGATATCAATAtcgtgaaaaataaaaaaaatctttgcttAGTGCAATTCATTCCGGAAGCTGAGGATCTTATTAGTTGTTTATTAAACCATGACCCTGATCTAAG GCCAAAAGCAATTGAAGTATTGCACCATCCTTTTTTCTGGAGTTCCGAGACGAGACTTTCATTTTTACGTGACACCAGTGATAGGGTGGAACTGGAAGATAAAAATCTTAGTTCTGGTCTTTTGAGGGCGTTAGAAAGCATTGCCACAACAGCCTTAGGCGGTAAATGGGATGAAAATATGGAACCAGCTTTCATTGCTAACATTAGTCGTTACCGGCGTTATAAGTTTAACAGTGTTCGAGACTTGTTGCGGGTTATGAGAAACAAGCTAAATCATTATGGAGAATTGCCTCAAGAAATCCAG GAACTAGTTGGACCTGTTCCTGAAGGATTCAATGACTACTTTGCAAACCGATTCCCAAGACTCTTGATTGAAGTTTATAATGTTATATGCAAGCATTGCAAGGAGGAAGAGTGTTTTCAAaggtattttaaaaatgatttattgCATTGA
- the LOC123881427 gene encoding serine/threonine-protein kinase/endoribonuclease IRE1a-like isoform X2 — protein sequence MKLLFLFIFLLLSLLNQQHCSVVNTLSRSPTSRSILSLPPPKAATTALVAALDGTMYLVASQENGAVRVIWSFSTGSPIYSSYQAPINKDRGKTNTSSAPTSGFVECGDDWSLYMHDKILGKMRLSESIGEFVHRAPIISDDGTAIFGYKEDSLFEVEAKTGSIIQIHAKSDPGNASAPLRDDRLSAKNIITEDNKDLADPKKLNSSQPLLMLFRKDYTLKSVNTSSKIVLWNLTVTEFEAVLLCQHTTVDVEDEIPSDRGLNFAMPYPCQEMQNVFRLKKNFLLEPLITESLPGPFYGYDGIITFLPTPLPYSMPYLQQNNDKAYKLPQPLIEITSPGDVYLNKSGWSTPLHLIVLTVFLLVSGFSVICFLTVKVVKNQDIPKDQNREYELKSSPAKRKKRKKMHKSGKNSDTIDKMENYLSSEDEDALTRNDTNREEWENFNQVDEGFDGRKIGKLFVSNEEIAKGSNGTIVLDGRYEGRPVAVKRLVKAHHKVAYKEIRNLIVSDRHPNIVRWHGVEYDQDFIYLALERCTCNLDDLIKGQMETGKDNTQYLWKENGYPSALLLKLMRDIVSGVVHLHDLGIIHRDLKPQNVLINNERSLCAKLSDMGISKLLLENMSSLGHNATGGGSSGWQAPEQLDQGRQTRAVDMFSLGCILFFCMTRGRHPFGQHIERDINIVKNKKNLCLVQFIPEAEDLISCLLNHDPDLRPKAIEVLHHPFFWSSETRLSFLRDTSDRVELEDKNLSSGLLRALESIATTALGGKWDENMEPAFIANISRYRRYKFNSVRDLLRVMRNKLNHYGELPQEIQLDLFLKDSMTTLQTDSQDS from the exons ATGAAACTTTTATTTCTCTTCATCTTTCTCCTCCTCTCGCTTCTCAATCAACAACACTGCTCCGTCGTCAACACCCTGTCTCGCTCACCTACATCACGTTCCATTCTCTCTCTTCCTCCTCC CAAGGCAGCAACTACAGCACTGGTTGCTGCACTAGATGGAACCATGTATTTGGTGGCCAGCCAGGAGAATGGTGCCGTGAGGGTAATATGGTCATTCTCTACAGGATCACCGATCTACAGTTCGTATCAAGCTCCAATCAATAAGGACCGTGGTAAAACAAATACATCTTCAGCACCAACTAGTGGGTTCGTGGAGTGTGGGGATGATTGGTCTTTGTACATGCACGACAAGATCCTCGGTAAAATG AGATTGTCAGAATCTATTGGAGAATTTGTACATCGTGCACCTATCATTTCAGATGACGGAACTGCTATATTTGGATACAAAGAAGACAGTCTGTTTGAAGTTGAAGCTAAAACTGGGTCGATCATTCAAATTCACGCTAAATCTGATCCTGGTAATGCTTCTGCACCTCTGAGAGATGACAGGCTGAGTGCTAAAAATATCATCACTGAAGATAATAAGGATCTTGCTGATCCTAAGAAGCTAAATTCATCACAGCCGCTGCTCATGCTTTTTAGGAAAGATTATACTCTGAAGTCTGTTAACACCAGCTCGAAAATAGTATTGTGGAATTTGACAGTAACTGAATTTGAAGCTGTATTATTATGCCAACACACTACAGTTGATGTAGAGGATGAAATTCCTTCTGACAGGGGCCTCAATTTTGCGATGCCTTACCCATGTCAAGAGATGCAAAACGTCTTTCGCCTGAAAAAGAATTTTCTGTTAGAACCTTTAATCACTGAAAGTTTACCTGGGCCTTTTTATGGTTATGATGGTATTATCACATTTCTTCCTACGCCTTTGCCATATTCTATGCCTTATCTGCAACAAAATAATGATAAGGCATATAAACTCCCTCAGCCTCTCATTGAGATTACTTCACCAGGTGATGTTTATTTGAACAAGAGTGGATGGTCAACTCCATTACATCTTATAGTGCTTACGGTCTTTCTTCTGGTGTCGGGCTTTTCAGTCATCTGCTTTCTTACGGTGAAGGTGGTTAAGAATCAAGATATACCAAAGGACCAAAACAGAGAGTATGAATTGAAAAGTTCACCTgcaaagagaaagaagagaaagaaaatgcACAAGTCAGGAAAGAACAGCGACACTATTGATAAAATGGAAAACTATCTTTCTTCAGAAGATGAAGACGCACTGACACGAAACGATACTAATAGAGAAGAATGGGAGAACTTTAATCAAGTTGATGAAGGTTTTGATGGACGGAAAATTGGTAAATTATTCGTTTCAAATGAAGAGATTGCTAAGGGAAGCAATGGTACAATTGTACTGGACGGAAGATATGAAGGTCGACCAGTTGCAGTTAAGCGTCTTGTCAAAGCTCATCACAAGGTAGCCTATAAAGAAATCCGAAACCTCATTGTGTCTGACCGTCATCCAAACATTGTCCGATGGCATGGGGTGGAGTATGATCAAGATTTTATTTACCTTGCACTGGAACGTTGTACTTGCAACTTGGATGATTTGATAAAGGGCCAAATGGAGACAGGGAAGGATAATACGCAATATCTTTGGAAAGAAAATGGCTATCCATCAGCTCTATTGCTGAAATTGATGAG GGATATTGTTTCCGGGGTTGTTCATTTGCATGATCTAGGAATAATACATCGAGATTTGAAACCCCAAAATGTTCTAATAAACAACGAAAGATCCTTATGTGCAAAGCTTTCTGACATGGGCATTAGCAAACTTCTTCTTGAAAATATGTCCTCTTTGGGTCATAATGCTACTG GTGGGGGAAGTTCTGGTTGGCAAGCCCCAGAGCAGCTTGATCAAGGGCGCCAAACACGGGCGGTTGATATGTTCAGTTTAGGATGTATTCTTTTTTTCTGTATGACTCGAGGAAGACATCCATTCGGACAACATATTGAACGTGATATCAATAtcgtgaaaaataaaaaaaatctttgcttAGTGCAATTCATTCCGGAAGCTGAGGATCTTATTAGTTGTTTATTAAACCATGACCCTGATCTAAG GCCAAAAGCAATTGAAGTATTGCACCATCCTTTTTTCTGGAGTTCCGAGACGAGACTTTCATTTTTACGTGACACCAGTGATAGGGTGGAACTGGAAGATAAAAATCTTAGTTCTGGTCTTTTGAGGGCGTTAGAAAGCATTGCCACAACAGCCTTAGGCGGTAAATGGGATGAAAATATGGAACCAGCTTTCATTGCTAACATTAGTCGTTACCGGCGTTATAAGTTTAACAGTGTTCGAGACTTGTTGCGGGTTATGAGAAACAAGCTAAATCATTATGGAGAATTGCCTCAAGAAATCCAG TTGGACCTGTTCCTGAAGGATTCAATGACTACTTTGCAAACCGATTCCCAAGACTCTTGA